A region of the Sebaldella sp. S0638 genome:
ATAATCAGAATAAATAGAAAAGGAGAAAAAGAAGGGCAGCGGAATTTAATTGAGGGTTTTAAATTGGACAGTGAGAATTGAATATTGATTTTGTGAAAGTTCACATGAAACACATATTAGTATGTAATAATAAAAGAAAAAATAATAAGGAGTGAAGATGAAAAAAAAATTATATATTTTAATAGGCTTATTTGTATTTTTTCAATTTAGCTTTTCAACTAGATGTGTTTTACTGAGATATTATGATTCTAAAGGAGGAAAAGTAACTTATGATTCAGCAGAAATATCAGGAGCGGAAGCAGAAAGTTTTGAAGTTTTGGATGCACATTTTGCAAGAGACGCCAATCATGTCTATTACAAAGGGAAAAAAGTTTTAGGAGTGGATTCGTTAACTTTTGTACCTGTAAAAACAGAAGAGTATAATGGTTATTGTAATTTCAGCGGAGAAAGAGTCGGTAATTTGAAACTCAGAATAATAAAGGAATTTAAAGATAAAAATGGAACATATAAATTAGAGGATATTCAGACAAAGAAATTGAAATTAGAAAAATAAGATATATTTTAGGCAAGACTTATTAAAAGTCTTGTTTTTTATGACAAAATAAAGGAGCCAAAATGAAAAAGCATAGAATAACATGCAAGTATTGCGGGAGATTTATTACAGAAGTTAAACTTTATGGCAAAATAGAGATGAACAAATATGTATGATCTTTTTTTTATTTATGGTAAAATATAAAAACAAACAGAAAAAAGTTCAAGGAGTTTTTATGAAAAGGAAATTTTTTATACTAATAACATTTATAATATTTTCATTTTGTCTTTTAGCTGATACTGAAAACCTGAAATTAGGAATAGTAAGCCTGAATGAAAAAAAATATGATGAATCGGAAAAATACCTGCTGAAAGCACTAAACGAAGATGGAAATAAAAATGCATATTTTTATCTCGGATTACTATATAATGATGAAAAAAAATATGATCTTGCAGTAGAATACTATAAAAAAGCCATAGATGAGGGAAGTAAAAATGCACTGAATAATCTGGCAATGATATATATGGATCGTGAAGAATATGACCTTGCAGAAGAATGTTATAAAATGGCCATAGTAAAAAATGTAAAAGGTTCAGTTTATAATCTTGGGAATCTATACTATATTCAGGAGAAATACGATCTTGCGAAAAGATATTACAGGATTGCAGCTCAGGAAGGTGATTCCGATGCATGGGAAATGCTGCGGATTATAGAGCTTGATATACAAAAACAATACTATTAATAATAAAATCATAAAACAGAGTGGAAAGATCAGTAAAAGATCAATAACGGTTAATTAACACGCTCTGTTTTTATTTTTTTGAGAATAAAAAATCACTAACGGTTCTATGTTTTCAGGCGTAAATCGGATAAAGAGACATGGTGTTTTATGTTGGTTTTAATTTAACGGATACTTAGAAAAAAATGTTGCTTTGTATAAATGAAATAATGTATAATATATTTTTATAGCGGGGATATTTTGTAATAAAATTTGAGATTAATATTATAAAATATAGAAGTCTTTATCACTGGACTTCTATTATTTTTTGGATAAACCAACAATGCAAGGAGGAAAAAATGGAAAACAGTATATCATTGGAAAAAGACAGTATAGGGAAATTATTATTTAAATTTTCCATACCTGCAGTGGTGGGAATGCTTGTAAATGCACTATACGGAGCAGTAGATACTATATTTGTGGGACAGTTCGTGGGGACTAATGCACTGGCAGGGGTTGGCGTGACTTTTCCTATTACTAATACCATAATGGCAGTAGGAATGCTGGTAGGAATAGGGGCAGCAGCAAGAATTTCCATATCTTTGGGGCAAAAGAAGAAATACAGGGCGGAAAAGTATCTTGGAAATGCTATGGTTCTGATGATTATAGGATATGCTTTGGTAGGTATAGCGGGAAAAGTTATGATTACACTAATTTTGAAGTCACTGGAACTAAATCCGGAAGTGGCAAATTATGCTATTCAATTTACCAATATTATGTTAATAGGATCAGTATTTCAGATAGTAGGACTGGGACTTAACAACGTAATAAGAAGCTGCGGAAGTCCGAAAATAGCTATGTTTACTATGATAATAGGCGGAGTTACAAATATAATACTGGATTATATATTTATAGTACCGCTTAAAATGGGAGTAGCAGGTGCCGCATGGGCAACTATAATAGCACAGGCTGTGAGCTGTATCTGGGTTACGGTGTATTTCTTCGGAAAAAGCAGTTTGCTGAAATTCAGACTAAAGAATTTCAAACTTTCATCTTATATTGTATGGTCTATAGTATCAATAGGATTTGCACCATTTATGCTTCAGATGGCAGGAAGCCTGATTCAGTTTATATTAAGCAGACAGATAGTTTACGCTTATAATTCAAGTGAATCTGATCTTGTAATAGGTGTAATGGCAGTAATAAGCAGAGTAACAATGATACTGTTAATGCCTGTATTCGGGGTAAATCAGGGAGCACAGCCTATAATTGGATTTAATTACGGAGCAAAACAGTACGACAGGGTAAAAAAGACGCTGAAACTGGCAATGCTTGTTTCTACTATATTATGTGTAGGATCTTTTATAATAATAGAAACAATGCCGCAGGTTCTTTTAGGACTTTTTATAAGTAAAAATGACATGAAAGCCATAGAGATCGGTACACATGCAATAAGAATATACTGTCTAGGATTTGCACTGGTAGGATTTCAGGTAATAGCATCAAGTTTTTTCCAGTCAATAGGGAAAGCAGTAATTTCCATGGTATTGTCAATGTCAAGACAAATAATATTATTAATACCGTTTTTATTAATCCTGCCAAGATTCATAGGGTCGGAAGGTATATGGATAGCAGCACCTCTGTCAGATTTTTTCGCATTTGTACTTTCAGTAAATATGATTAGATGGGAAATGAGAAAAATCAAGAGAATGGAACTTTCCTCACAGGAATTGTAAAAATAGAGTCAGACAGCAGATATGTTTAAAATAAATATATGCCGGGAGTGATATTATGAAAAAAATAGGATACAGAGGAGTAAAGGGAATTAAGCTGGAAAATACTCTGGAAAGTATAATGGAAGCTGTCAGCTTGGGTTTTGATATGGCTGAAATAGACATTCAGATGACAAAAGACGGTAAGATTATTGTGTTTCATGATTATGACTTAAAAAGACTTTTTGACAATAGTAAAAAAATCTCAGAACTTACATATGAGGAACTGCTGTCAGTTACAGATAAAATTCCTTTATTGAAAGAAGTAATAAAGAGTATAAAAGACACTAATATGGAACTGAATATTGAAATAAAAGAACTATTTCAGAAAAACGGAATTATTGAAGAACTTATATATATTCTGGAAAGGTATTCGTTTGAGGAAAGGGTTCTTATTTCAAGTTTCGACCATGTAATTCTGAAAGAAATAAAAAAGAGGGATAAAAAGCTGAAAACAGCGGTGCTGGTAGCTTCAAGACCGGTAGATCCTGTTTCTGTAATAAAGGCCGCGGAAGCAGACGGATATAATTCACTTTATTATTTTGCGGACAAAGAAATAATAAAAGAATGTCACGAACATGGTTATTTCGTGAATATATGGACTGTGAACACAAAAGATGAAGCCGAATATTACAAGAAAATGGGAGTAGACGGGATAATCTCCGATTATAATTTATTTTAAGAAAATATAGTAAAATATAGAAAGGTAACAGGAGGAAAAATGGTAAAAGATAAGCCTAGCAGGCGTGAGAGTAATGAAAGTGCAGTAAAGATAAAAAAAATAATAAGCGGTAATCTGGAAAATTTTGAAAGATATAAAATAGTTTATGCTGTGCAAAAAAAGAAAAGTCTGTTTAAGAAAGATTATATAACATATTTAGTGGCTTATAACGACAGAACAAAAGATGTAGTATTTTTGAAAATGGATCAGGAAATAAAAGAAATAGAAGAGATGACTGAAATAGAGCAGGAAGATGTAATTAGTGCAAAAATAATTAAGGATAATAGATACAAACTCGCAACTCACAGTAAAGAATTTGAATTTGAAGTTCCGGAATTTACACTAAAGAATCAAAATTTACTTCCAGTCCTGCAAAAGGAAGAATCTGAAGCTTTCAGGAATTTTTTTGAAAATGCCTTAATTACAATAAAAAAGGTAAAAATAGTATCAGGAGATAAAAAAAATAACAATTAATTTTATCAGACAAAAAGAAATATTTTAATCAATATAAAATTCTGCTGTGAAAATTTTGGAAAAGAATAAAAAAATTGACAAACAAGCAGTATTTGTGATATTATATCTGGGTATACGCCTTAAGAAGGTCAGCTAATGCCTTACCTTAAGCGATTTGAAATTATGGAGGTGAAAACATGTACGCAGTTATCAAGACAGGTGGAAAACAGTATAAAGTTCAGGAAGGTACAGTTTTAGAAGTTGAGAAATTAGCAGCTGACGTTGATTCTGATGTAGAATTAACAGAAGTATTAATGATTATCGATGGTGATAAAGTAGAAGTAGGTAAGCCTTTAGTTAATTCAGCTAAAGTAGTGGCTACAGTAAAGGCACACGGTAAAGGTGATAAAAAGATCAACTTCAAGTATAACAAAAAGACTTACTACAGAAAAAAAGGTCACAGACAACAGTTTACTAGAATTGAAATAAAATCTATTACTGTTTAATCATGATTAAGATAAACATTTGCCGGAAAAACGGAGAAATCGTAAGATTTACCGTGAAAGGTCACGCTTATCACGGGGAGTACGGTGAGGATATAGTTTGTTCAGCAGTATCAATATCTGCTACACAGACTTTAAATGGTATATTGGAATTATTAAAATTAGAACCAGACTATGTATATAGTGAAGGATTAATAGACTGTAATTTGAAAAATATTGATTTAAAGGGAAGAAAAGCTGAACTGAATATATTGCTAGAATCTATGTATAAAATGTTGGAAGATATCGCAAAAGATTATTCCGACGAAGTAAAATTGATAGAGAAGGAGGAGTCCTAATGTTATTAAAATTAAACTTACAGTTATTCGCATCTAAAAAAGGTCAAGGATCAACTAAAAACGGTAGAGACAGTAATCCTAAATACTTAGGTGTAAAGAGAACTGATGGTGAATTGGTAAAAGCCGGGAATATAATAGTAAGACAAAGAGGTACTAAATTTCACGCAGGGACAAACATGGGTCTTGGAAGAGACTACACATTATTCGCTCTGACTGACGGATATGTTAAATTCGAAAAATTCGGAAAAAATAAAAAAAGAGTAAGTGTTTACTCTGAAAGAGCATAGATAAAAGATGAGCTTTGTAAAAGGGGCTCATTTTTTGTTTTAGATGTTTATATTTCATATGAAATATAAAAGTGAAAATTGAATAAATTCAGAAATCTGAGATGATAAAATAAGAAATAGACTTTATGAGCTATATTTTAAATAATATAACTCATTTATGTTGAAAAAATAATTTGAATAAAGATATAAATATGGTAGAATTATAAAAAGAATTATATATAGAAAAGCATATAAAATTAGCAATGGTATAGAAATAGAGGAGGAAATATGGGAAGATATGATGATGATTTTAGTGTATTTGAAGAAAAAAGAGAAAGAGTTGACGTGAATTACGGGAAGAGAGCTGTACATAAGGTAGTTTATGCATTGCTTGCTATTTTTCTGGGATGGCTTGGTATTCATAAGTTTTATGCGGGAAAGCCTGTACAAGGGATAATTTATATATTGTTTTCATGGACGGGAATACCATCAATCATAGCTTTTATAGAAGGAATTGTTGCCTTATTAAAAGATTCTGATGCATATGGCAATATTTATTTATAACTAAAACCGCCTTTGTCTAAAGGGCGGTTTTTTAGTCTGATTTTTACAGTATATATGAATTATAGATAAAAATATAAAAAATATCATTTAGATTTTTTTAAATGCAATAGTGACAGTTTATTTAAAATAAAAAAGTTATCTTAAATCAATTATTATAGCAGTCGCCTAATCATTAAATGTCAAACATAATCAAAAATGTGATAATGGGAAAATATAAATATATTTAATATATACATATTATAGTGAAAATATATTTGAGTTTATCCGAAAAAATGATATACTAGATTATATAAAGATAATTGGAGGAAATAAAATGAGAAGTTGGAGTTGGCAAATTTAACCTTAAAAAATTGAATATCTTTTCATATTGGGTTTATTTGTTTTACTTTTTTTATTTTATATATAAAATTTTTTTTTATAGATATATTATAAGCCTGTAGGGGCTTTTTTTATTCTTTTGGATACTGTATTTCGGGAGGTAATTGGAATGAAAGAGGCTGTAATACTGCTTCACGGACTGGGAAGAACAAAGAATTCTATGAACAAAATAGAAAAGCATTTTAAAGAGGAATATGATGTATATAATATCGGGTACAATTCATTAAAATATCCTATAGAAGTACTTGTAGAAAAATATTTGATGGATACTGTAAATGAACTAAACAAAAAAGAGCAGAAAATAAATTTTGTGACACATTCAATGGGAGGTATACTGGTAAGATACCTGTTTAAGACTCATGAAATAAAGAATCCGGGGCGTGTGGTTATGCTTGCACCGCCAAACAAAGGAAGTGAACTGGCAAACAGATTTTATAAAATACACGGACCTGCATGTGCACAGATAATGAGAAGCAGAAATAGTTTTGTAAACAGATTAGGAGAAATAAATTTTGAGTGCGGAATAATAGCCGGGGGAAGAAATTATTACTTTTTTCTTGATAAATATTTTAAAGGAAAGAGGAATGACGGTATAGTAGCTGTGGATTCCACGAAAGTCGAAGGTCAGAAATCGTTTATCGAGCTTAGGAAGGGACATACAATGATAATGTACTCTGATGAAGCTATAAAAAAAATAGAACATTTTATTAAAAATGGTAAGTTTTTAGGATAATAAATCAAAAGGAGGCTGACATGAAAGCAAGGAATGTATTTATTACAGGTGCAAGTTCCGGGATAGGCAGAGCTACAGCTTATAAATTTGCCGAATACGGGGATAATTTGATACTATGTGCAAGAAGAAAAGAAAATCTTAATGAGATAGCACAGGATATTAAGAACAAGTGGCGCAGCCATATACATATATATGAAATGGATGTTACAGACTATGAAAATGTCAGCAGCGTAATAAAAGATATCGAAGATAAAAATATAAAAATAGATATTCTTGTGAATAATGCAGGTCTTGCAAGCGGATTGGACAAATTTCAGGACAGCAGTATTGAGGATATAGAAAAAATGATAAATACTAACCTGAAAGGTCTTGTATATGTGACAAGAAAAGTGATCGGCCGAATGGTCGGGGATAATTCAGGTCATATTATAAATATGGGATCTACAGCAGGTATTTATGCGTATGAGAAGGCAGCAGTATACTGTGCAAGTAAAGCGGCAGTGAAAACACTGAGTGATGGAATAAGAATAGATGTAATAGATAAAGACATAAAAATAACTACAATACAGCCGGGAATAGTACAGACAGATTTTAGCGAAGTGAGATTCCACGGAGACAAAGACAGAGCAGAAGGCATTTATAAAGGGATTGAGGCACTACAGCCTGAAGATATAGCCGATGTGGTTCTCTATGTGGCAAACCAGCCCAAGAGAGTACAGATAACAGATGTTACAATAATGGCTAATCAGCAGGGAACTGGATTTAATATTTATAGAAAATAACAGGAGCTGATAATTATGAAAAAAAATATTTTAAGTATAATAATGATGTTAACAGGGTTGTTACTATTCACGGCCTGCGGAAGTAAAGAAGAGCCTAAGGGCGATGAGCCGAAAACCGAAACACAGACTGAACAGAAAAAAGTATATAAAATAGGTGTCACACAGATAGTAGACCACCCTGCATTAAATGATTCCAAAAAAGGTTTTATTGATGCACTGAAAGATGCCGGACTGGAAACAGAGATAGATGATAAAGTGGCTAACGGGGAAATACCAACACAGCAGCTTATAGCAAAACAATTCGCAGAAGATAAAAAAGATCTTATTTTTGCAATAGCAACACCGTCGGCACAAGCGGCAGCCACAGCGACAGACACAATACCGGTAGTATTCGCATCAGTTTCTGATCCAAAAGGTGCAGGACTTACAAATAAGGCAAATGTAACAGGAACAAGCGGTCTTCCGGAGATAGAAAAAAATCTTGAATTATTGAAAAAAATATTTCCAAATGTAAAAAAAGTAGGAATTATATATAACACTTCAGAACAAAACTCTGTATTTCAGGTAGAAATAGCAGAACAGGCAGGTAAAAAATTAGGGATAGAAGTACTCGCAGAAGGTGTTACTTCTGCACCGGAATTTATGGCAGCACTTGAAAAGCTCAGCAGAGATATAGATGTTTTCTTTGCAATACAGGATAATACACT
Encoded here:
- a CDS encoding MATE family efflux transporter; the protein is MENSISLEKDSIGKLLFKFSIPAVVGMLVNALYGAVDTIFVGQFVGTNALAGVGVTFPITNTIMAVGMLVGIGAAARISISLGQKKKYRAEKYLGNAMVLMIIGYALVGIAGKVMITLILKSLELNPEVANYAIQFTNIMLIGSVFQIVGLGLNNVIRSCGSPKIAMFTMIIGGVTNIILDYIFIVPLKMGVAGAAWATIIAQAVSCIWVTVYFFGKSSLLKFRLKNFKLSSYIVWSIVSIGFAPFMLQMAGSLIQFILSRQIVYAYNSSESDLVIGVMAVISRVTMILLMPVFGVNQGAQPIIGFNYGAKQYDRVKKTLKLAMLVSTILCVGSFIIIETMPQVLLGLFISKNDMKAIEIGTHAIRIYCLGFALVGFQVIASSFFQSIGKAVISMVLSMSRQIILLIPFLLILPRFIGSEGIWIAAPLSDFFAFVLSVNMIRWEMRKIKRMELSSQEL
- a CDS encoding SDR family NAD(P)-dependent oxidoreductase, yielding MKARNVFITGASSGIGRATAYKFAEYGDNLILCARRKENLNEIAQDIKNKWRSHIHIYEMDVTDYENVSSVIKDIEDKNIKIDILVNNAGLASGLDKFQDSSIEDIEKMINTNLKGLVYVTRKVIGRMVGDNSGHIINMGSTAGIYAYEKAAVYCASKAAVKTLSDGIRIDVIDKDIKITTIQPGIVQTDFSEVRFHGDKDRAEGIYKGIEALQPEDIADVVLYVANQPKRVQITDVTIMANQQGTGFNIYRK
- the rpmA gene encoding 50S ribosomal protein L27 — protein: MLLKLNLQLFASKKGQGSTKNGRDSNPKYLGVKRTDGELVKAGNIIVRQRGTKFHAGTNMGLGRDYTLFALTDGYVKFEKFGKNKKRVSVYSERA
- the rplU gene encoding 50S ribosomal protein L21 — its product is MYAVIKTGGKQYKVQEGTVLEVEKLAADVDSDVELTEVLMIIDGDKVEVGKPLVNSAKVVATVKAHGKGDKKINFKYNKKTYYRKKGHRQQFTRIEIKSITV
- a CDS encoding ribosomal-processing cysteine protease Prp, whose product is MIKINICRKNGEIVRFTVKGHAYHGEYGEDIVCSAVSISATQTLNGILELLKLEPDYVYSEGLIDCNLKNIDLKGRKAELNILLESMYKMLEDIAKDYSDEVKLIEKEES
- a CDS encoding triacylglycerol lipase, whose protein sequence is MKEAVILLHGLGRTKNSMNKIEKHFKEEYDVYNIGYNSLKYPIEVLVEKYLMDTVNELNKKEQKINFVTHSMGGILVRYLFKTHEIKNPGRVVMLAPPNKGSELANRFYKIHGPACAQIMRSRNSFVNRLGEINFECGIIAGGRNYYFFLDKYFKGKRNDGIVAVDSTKVEGQKSFIELRKGHTMIMYSDEAIKKIEHFIKNGKFLG
- a CDS encoding TM2 domain-containing protein, producing MGRYDDDFSVFEEKRERVDVNYGKRAVHKVVYALLAIFLGWLGIHKFYAGKPVQGIIYILFSWTGIPSIIAFIEGIVALLKDSDAYGNIYL
- a CDS encoding ABC transporter substrate-binding protein translates to MKKNILSIIMMLTGLLLFTACGSKEEPKGDEPKTETQTEQKKVYKIGVTQIVDHPALNDSKKGFIDALKDAGLETEIDDKVANGEIPTQQLIAKQFAEDKKDLIFAIATPSAQAAATATDTIPVVFASVSDPKGAGLTNKANVTGTSGLPEIEKNLELLKKIFPNVKKVGIIYNTSEQNSVFQVEIAEQAGKKLGIEVLAEGVTSAPEFMAALEKLSRDIDVFFAIQDNTLSSSFPALLEKMNALKIPIFGANAVYTDRGALISQGTTDYDIGYRAGEMAAAILKGEKTPKDIPIEVVQKPKITINKKNMELLGIKIPDEVVKEASIME
- a CDS encoding tetratricopeptide repeat protein, whose translation is MKRKFFILITFIIFSFCLLADTENLKLGIVSLNEKKYDESEKYLLKALNEDGNKNAYFYLGLLYNDEKKYDLAVEYYKKAIDEGSKNALNNLAMIYMDREEYDLAEECYKMAIVKNVKGSVYNLGNLYYIQEKYDLAKRYYRIAAQEGDSDAWEMLRIIELDIQKQYY
- a CDS encoding DKNYY domain-containing protein codes for the protein MKKKLYILIGLFVFFQFSFSTRCVLLRYYDSKGGKVTYDSAEISGAEAESFEVLDAHFARDANHVYYKGKKVLGVDSLTFVPVKTEEYNGYCNFSGERVGNLKLRIIKEFKDKNGTYKLEDIQTKKLKLEK
- a CDS encoding glycerophosphodiester phosphodiesterase family protein; the protein is MKKIGYRGVKGIKLENTLESIMEAVSLGFDMAEIDIQMTKDGKIIVFHDYDLKRLFDNSKKISELTYEELLSVTDKIPLLKEVIKSIKDTNMELNIEIKELFQKNGIIEELIYILERYSFEERVLISSFDHVILKEIKKRDKKLKTAVLVASRPVDPVSVIKAAEADGYNSLYYFADKEIIKECHEHGYFVNIWTVNTKDEAEYYKKMGVDGIISDYNLF